A stretch of Microbacterium sp. LWH3-1.2 DNA encodes these proteins:
- a CDS encoding ThiF family adenylyltransferase, with amino-acid sequence MIPLAHRASPLSAAELTRYSRQIAMSSIGHRGQLRLKSARVLVVGAGGLGSPVIAYLARAGVGTIGVIDDDLVAESNLHRQIVHDDLTVGQHKVESALASIARANPHVRAVGHRERLDGRNWRRVLEGYDLVVDGTDDFATRYLVSDATTELGLPCVWGTVLDTDGQVATFWSHSPLGVTLRDLYPDEPPASALSCATAGVLGPLCGVVASWMAADAVKMIVGLGEPLLGRMLSIDAVDGSTVEIRVRRRNDEASSTGIDRHPAEPVPDSPHDLISWISVSELRLRLHQPDSLLLLDVREDWERKIACIEGSVGIPLAELDPDAITALPDLPIVVHCHRGSRARLAREILNANGRPDVHVLHGGIDEWSAAVDSTIARY; translated from the coding sequence ATGATCCCCCTCGCTCACCGCGCATCGCCGCTCAGCGCCGCTGAGCTCACCCGCTACTCTCGGCAGATCGCCATGAGCTCGATCGGTCACCGTGGCCAGCTACGGCTGAAGTCGGCACGGGTACTCGTCGTCGGGGCCGGTGGACTCGGCTCTCCTGTGATCGCCTACCTTGCTCGGGCCGGTGTGGGCACGATCGGGGTCATCGACGACGACCTGGTCGCCGAGTCGAACCTGCACCGTCAGATCGTGCACGACGACCTCACTGTGGGACAGCACAAGGTCGAGTCCGCCCTCGCGAGCATCGCGCGCGCCAATCCCCATGTGAGGGCTGTCGGCCATCGAGAGCGTCTCGACGGCCGCAACTGGCGACGGGTATTGGAGGGGTACGATCTCGTGGTCGACGGGACCGACGACTTCGCGACGCGCTATCTCGTCTCCGACGCGACCACCGAGTTGGGGCTCCCGTGCGTGTGGGGGACCGTGCTCGACACGGACGGACAGGTCGCGACGTTCTGGTCGCACTCGCCCCTCGGAGTCACGCTTCGGGACCTCTACCCGGACGAGCCCCCGGCCAGCGCCCTCAGCTGTGCGACGGCAGGCGTGCTCGGACCGCTGTGCGGGGTTGTCGCGTCATGGATGGCGGCCGATGCGGTCAAGATGATCGTCGGCCTCGGCGAGCCACTGCTCGGCCGGATGCTCAGCATCGACGCGGTCGACGGATCGACGGTCGAGATCCGAGTGCGCCGCCGGAACGACGAGGCCTCGTCGACGGGCATCGATCGTCATCCCGCAGAGCCGGTCCCCGACTCACCACACGACCTCATCTCATGGATATCGGTGTCCGAGTTGAGGCTCCGGCTTCACCAGCCCGACAGCCTCCTCCTTCTCGACGTCCGCGAGGACTGGGAGCGGAAGATCGCCTGCATCGAGGGCTCTGTCGGGATCCCCCTCGCCGAGCTCGACCCGGACGCGATCACCGCACTGCCCGACTTGCCGATCGTCGTCCACTGCCACCGCGGCAGCCGGGCACGTCTCGCGCGGGAGATCCTGAACGCGAACGGACGTCCCGACGTCCACGTCCTGCACGGCGGCATCGACGAGTGGTCGGCAGCTGTCGACTCCACGATCGCCCGGTACTGA
- a CDS encoding MoaD/ThiS family protein yields MNKTSIAASTVRVRFFAAAKAEVGSGEATWGIPDGTTIAQALVAAGLERSAVIARSSFLVNGLAATRDAMLRDEDELDVLPPFAGG; encoded by the coding sequence ATGAACAAGACATCCATCGCCGCTTCCACCGTACGGGTGCGGTTCTTCGCCGCCGCGAAGGCCGAGGTCGGCTCTGGCGAGGCGACCTGGGGCATCCCGGACGGCACTACGATCGCCCAGGCTCTGGTCGCCGCAGGACTGGAGCGGAGCGCGGTCATCGCCCGCAGCAGCTTTCTCGTCAACGGACTCGCGGCGACCCGCGATGCGATGCTCCGCGACGAGGACGAGCTCGATGTCCTCCCTCCGTTCGCCGGAGGCTGA
- a CDS encoding PDR/VanB family oxidoreductase produces MSTDTQIFHDPLQLVVAKRTFIAHRVAVLELRRPDGGMLPEWTPGSHIALHLDGEAMIREYSLCGDPTARDVWRIAVALVKDGRGGSRHVHEQLHEGVCVEVIRLANLFRFEPAARPHFVAGGIGITPILPMIATAAVAGQDWRLLYLGKDRATMPFASELEDLGAQVVLAESSMRGRVDLASYVTENKRDHFYCCGPEGLIEAMETIAKNNGVSLTVERFTPRVVQAPAGEAPFEVIIEPTGQTVQVPPDKTTLRALLEAGVPVPNSCGEGTCGSCEMVVLAGEPDHRDSILSDDERAANDCMFVCVSRSLTRSLTLEL; encoded by the coding sequence ATGTCAACAGATACTCAGATCTTCCACGACCCGCTTCAGCTGGTCGTGGCCAAACGAACGTTCATCGCCCATCGTGTCGCCGTCCTCGAGCTCCGCCGTCCCGACGGCGGAATGCTCCCCGAGTGGACGCCCGGTTCGCACATCGCCCTCCACCTGGACGGAGAAGCCATGATCCGCGAGTACTCGCTCTGCGGCGACCCCACCGCACGGGACGTGTGGCGCATCGCCGTGGCCCTCGTAAAGGACGGACGGGGCGGCTCCCGACACGTCCACGAGCAGCTGCACGAGGGCGTCTGCGTGGAAGTGATCCGACTGGCCAACCTGTTCCGCTTCGAGCCCGCCGCGCGACCCCACTTCGTCGCGGGCGGGATCGGGATCACTCCGATCCTCCCGATGATCGCCACCGCTGCGGTTGCGGGCCAAGACTGGCGGTTGCTCTACCTCGGGAAGGATCGGGCGACGATGCCCTTCGCCTCCGAGCTGGAGGACCTGGGGGCGCAGGTCGTGCTCGCTGAGTCGTCGATGCGGGGACGGGTCGATCTCGCCTCGTACGTGACGGAGAACAAACGCGACCACTTCTACTGCTGCGGACCGGAGGGTCTGATCGAGGCCATGGAGACGATCGCGAAGAACAACGGCGTCTCGCTCACGGTCGAGCGCTTCACACCACGTGTGGTCCAGGCGCCCGCAGGCGAGGCGCCATTCGAGGTGATCATCGAGCCGACCGGCCAGACCGTGCAGGTGCCACCCGACAAGACCACGCTGCGCGCGCTGCTGGAAGCGGGCGTCCCCGTTCCGAACTCGTGCGGCGAGGGCACGTGTGGGTCGTGCGAGATGGTCGTGCTCGCGGGCGAGCCCGACCATCGCGACTCGATCCTGTCGGACGACGAGCGTGCGGCGAACGACTGCATGTTCGTCTGTGTATCGCGGTCGCTCACCCGATCCCTGACCCTGGAGCTCTGA
- a CDS encoding Rid family hydrolase, with the protein MTTLTKSAPVEIVAPEGTTGRAIRDQFHVAAAYRAGHRIELSGQTGHRVDLSLPESIQDEITQAFVNVTEVLEAAGAGWEDVFAVRTYHTIPAGASTIDGEAIEAVIATFATLMPNHYSVWTAIGVPALAFEGQRFEVEITANA; encoded by the coding sequence ATGACCACACTCACCAAGTCGGCACCCGTCGAAATAGTCGCGCCGGAGGGCACCACTGGGCGCGCCATCAGGGACCAGTTCCACGTCGCGGCGGCCTACCGGGCCGGGCACAGGATCGAACTGTCGGGTCAGACCGGACATCGTGTCGATCTCTCACTCCCGGAGTCGATCCAGGACGAGATCACCCAGGCCTTCGTCAACGTGACCGAAGTGCTCGAGGCTGCAGGCGCCGGGTGGGAGGACGTGTTCGCCGTGCGCACCTACCATACGATCCCGGCTGGCGCCTCGACCATCGACGGCGAGGCGATCGAGGCGGTCATCGCGACCTTCGCCACCCTGATGCCGAACCATTACTCGGTGTGGACGGCGATAGGCGTCCCCGCGCTCGCCTTCGAGGGACAGCGGTTCGAGGTCGAGATCACGGCGAACGCATGA
- a CDS encoding MOSC domain-containing protein, giving the protein MSDTLATAATVSVGKVQRIFRYPVKSMTGEELTECELDEKGLVGDHLWAVFETATGKIANSKNPRKWAKMLTLRAAYVEEPRVGGEIPPIAITFPDGRVVRSDDDGIDQALSAALGIDVHLSTMENVPSTKAEMIWHEMLGDNAFRQMGSTNEHGEHQIDFDLYGAEGRSYDLGNLHLMTTSSLDHMKSINPDATYDPRRYRPNFLLETTEPGFIESDWVGKSIHLGETTSTVIMNTVRCIMTTLPREDLPLDRATLRGLVKHNTRVVEPFGDWACLGIYSNITKPGKISIGSDVSVSVELAPALDLGF; this is encoded by the coding sequence ATGAGTGACACCCTGGCGACTGCGGCGACGGTTTCCGTCGGGAAGGTGCAGCGTATCTTCCGTTATCCCGTCAAGTCCATGACAGGCGAGGAGCTCACCGAGTGCGAACTCGATGAGAAAGGTCTCGTCGGAGACCACCTCTGGGCGGTTTTCGAGACTGCCACCGGCAAGATCGCGAACAGCAAGAATCCGCGCAAGTGGGCCAAGATGCTCACTCTCCGCGCGGCGTACGTCGAGGAGCCGCGCGTTGGCGGCGAGATACCGCCCATCGCGATCACGTTCCCGGACGGAAGAGTCGTCAGGAGTGACGACGACGGCATCGACCAGGCGCTGAGTGCGGCGCTCGGGATCGACGTCCACCTGTCGACCATGGAGAACGTTCCGAGCACCAAAGCCGAGATGATCTGGCACGAGATGCTCGGCGACAACGCCTTCCGTCAGATGGGCTCGACGAACGAGCATGGAGAGCACCAGATCGACTTCGACCTGTACGGCGCTGAGGGTCGTTCGTACGACCTCGGCAACTTGCATCTGATGACGACCTCCTCACTGGACCACATGAAGTCGATCAACCCCGACGCGACGTACGACCCGAGGCGGTACCGCCCGAACTTCCTGCTCGAGACCACCGAACCGGGGTTCATCGAGTCCGACTGGGTGGGCAAGAGCATCCACCTGGGAGAGACCACATCGACGGTCATCATGAACACCGTTCGTTGCATCATGACGACCCTGCCGCGGGAGGATCTTCCTCTCGACCGGGCCACGCTCCGCGGTCTCGTGAAGCACAACACTCGCGTCGTCGAGCCGTTCGGGGACTGGGCCTGCCTCGGCATCTACTCGAACATCACCAAGCCCGGGAAGATCTCGATCGGCTCAGACGTCTCAGTCTCCGTCGAACTCGCCCCCGCCCTGGATCTCGGCTTCTGA
- a CDS encoding TetR/AcrR family transcriptional regulator, protein MTQAPVDRRRLRGDESRRAVLSHAVDTATVDGLEGLTIGRLADASGHSKSGIATLFGSKEQLQLAVVAAAREVFIHRVVTPARARTPRGLVRVCTLLGDWLDYSRDRVFRGGCFFAATSVEFDAKPGVVRDAIVAASSEWEDYLTVSIEYAMAAGELPLLDDARQLTFEMVSFLEAANTRSLLHTSEEPYRRAEVALRARLTSLGGDPGLVASIGAAPAV, encoded by the coding sequence GTGACACAAGCCCCCGTCGACCGGCGCCGCCTACGAGGCGACGAGTCGCGTCGCGCCGTGCTCTCGCACGCGGTCGACACCGCGACGGTCGACGGCTTGGAAGGGCTCACAATCGGGCGGTTGGCGGATGCCTCGGGGCATAGCAAGAGCGGCATCGCGACGCTCTTCGGCTCGAAGGAGCAGCTGCAGCTCGCCGTCGTGGCCGCTGCCCGTGAGGTGTTCATCCACCGGGTCGTGACGCCTGCCCGCGCACGCACGCCCCGCGGGCTCGTGCGCGTATGCACGCTGCTGGGCGACTGGCTGGACTACTCGCGCGACCGCGTGTTCCGCGGCGGATGCTTCTTCGCCGCGACATCCGTCGAATTCGACGCGAAGCCGGGCGTCGTCCGCGACGCGATCGTCGCCGCCTCGAGCGAGTGGGAGGACTATCTCACCGTGAGCATCGAGTACGCGATGGCCGCCGGCGAGCTGCCTCTGCTCGACGACGCGCGGCAGCTCACCTTCGAGATGGTGTCGTTCCTCGAGGCGGCGAATACTCGATCCCTGCTGCACACGAGCGAAGAGCCCTACCGCCGCGCCGAGGTCGCGCTCCGCGCGCGCCTCACGTCGCTCGGCGGCGACCCCGGGCTCGTCGCCTCGATCGGCGCGGCGCCGGCCGTCTGA
- a CDS encoding alpha/beta fold hydrolase codes for MTLALAAAGVSVRAAAAVSPQWGAAVAMPLFGYVNKPRPVHADDEPTMLRARLRAVRIPGIDRRGVDVDTYEWGDGPRTAVLSHGWNGRASQFSVLVRELVAEGYRVVSFDAPAHGASGGRGTYLVDWLSVFAALQERHGSFDAMVGHSFGGLATLVGVAGGIHAARVVTIAAPADAELLLSQFQGMLGYPDAVAASMRELFATRYFPGEPDPFAWLSTVRRPLPVGVPLLVAHDHGDRVVPFGEARRIVAANPASQLLATKGLGHNRILTDDAVLDAVLAHVGAQLPEPMPLATVEESAAVSVAA; via the coding sequence ATGACTCTCGCACTCGCCGCCGCCGGCGTGTCCGTTCGCGCCGCGGCTGCGGTCTCGCCCCAGTGGGGAGCCGCCGTGGCCATGCCGCTCTTCGGATACGTCAACAAGCCGAGACCCGTGCACGCCGACGACGAGCCCACGATGCTGCGCGCTCGACTGCGCGCGGTGCGCATCCCCGGGATCGACCGCCGCGGCGTCGATGTCGACACCTACGAGTGGGGCGACGGTCCGCGCACGGCCGTGTTGTCCCACGGCTGGAACGGCCGCGCGAGCCAGTTCTCCGTACTCGTGCGCGAGCTCGTCGCCGAGGGGTATCGCGTCGTCTCCTTCGACGCACCCGCCCACGGCGCGTCGGGTGGCCGGGGCACGTATCTCGTGGACTGGCTCAGCGTTTTCGCCGCTCTCCAGGAGCGCCACGGATCGTTCGACGCCATGGTCGGCCACTCCTTCGGCGGGCTCGCGACCCTCGTCGGCGTCGCCGGTGGCATCCATGCCGCGCGCGTCGTGACCATCGCCGCACCCGCCGACGCCGAGCTGCTGCTGAGCCAGTTCCAGGGCATGCTCGGCTACCCCGACGCAGTGGCGGCGAGCATGCGGGAGCTCTTCGCGACCCGGTACTTCCCCGGAGAGCCCGACCCGTTCGCCTGGCTGTCGACCGTGCGACGCCCACTCCCGGTCGGGGTGCCGCTCCTCGTCGCCCACGACCACGGCGACCGCGTCGTACCGTTCGGCGAGGCCCGGCGGATCGTCGCCGCGAACCCGGCGTCGCAGCTGCTCGCGACGAAGGGGCTCGGGCACAACCGCATCCTCACCGACGACGCCGTGCTCGACGCCGTGCTCGCGCACGTGGGCGCCCAGCTCCCCGAGCCGATGCCGCTGGCGACGGTCGAGGAGTCCGCTGCGGTGTCTGTCGCCGCATAG
- a CDS encoding Rv2578c family radical SAM protein, with protein sequence MRWQGQELGVADAAALPGLEQLNGLVRSVTTPEFAGVTFHEVLCKSALNHVPSASAMPFDWTVNPYRGCSHACVYCVHPDTQVLMADGRSKRIGDVRAGDEVIGTQREGASRRYVRATVSAQWGTRKRAYRVTLADGTELVASGDHRFLTERGWKYVQPAPAGSPQRPFLTTNNRLIGFGTGGVIADTTVTDAYRQGYLSSVRLLGGLPARRRFFELTRPAITRRLNLIGDAVKSDAPLRVVSIEDLGETIDMVDITTSTGDFIANGVISHNCFARGTHEYLELDAGRDFDTQVVVKVNVADVLEKELRRGSWQNEPVMLGTNTDPYQRAEGRYKLMPGIVSALTESGTPFSILTKGTLMRRDLPLLKEAATQVPVTLAMSIAVFDDELQHLIEPGTPNATARLETVRAATEAGFRVTVFLMPIIPHLTDSIAAIDHSLSRIKAAGAVRVVYGALHLRPGAKQWFLEWLAERHPELVSSYRGLYPGATAYAPKAYRSWLAKRVRPLLRVHGLDGRAEEEHPRGGPVAGLADRADARSAPPIVVTSRGRAAATSLRAASARPTPGAEASARLF encoded by the coding sequence ATGAGGTGGCAGGGACAGGAACTCGGCGTTGCGGATGCTGCAGCCCTGCCCGGCCTCGAACAGCTGAACGGCCTGGTGCGTTCGGTGACGACCCCCGAGTTCGCCGGGGTGACGTTCCACGAGGTGCTCTGCAAGTCCGCCCTCAACCACGTGCCGAGCGCGTCGGCAATGCCCTTCGACTGGACCGTGAATCCGTACCGCGGATGCAGCCATGCATGCGTCTACTGCGTGCATCCCGACACGCAGGTTCTGATGGCCGACGGCCGCAGCAAACGAATCGGCGACGTGCGCGCCGGCGACGAGGTGATCGGCACGCAGCGCGAGGGCGCGTCTCGCCGGTATGTGCGGGCGACCGTGTCCGCCCAATGGGGCACGCGCAAGCGTGCCTACCGGGTGACGCTCGCCGACGGCACCGAGTTGGTCGCCAGCGGCGACCACAGGTTCCTCACTGAACGCGGCTGGAAGTATGTGCAACCGGCGCCGGCCGGCTCGCCGCAGCGCCCGTTCCTGACGACGAACAACAGACTGATCGGCTTCGGCACCGGCGGCGTGATTGCGGATACGACAGTGACCGATGCTTACCGGCAGGGCTATCTGAGCAGCGTCCGACTCCTCGGCGGGCTTCCGGCGCGTCGACGTTTCTTCGAGCTCACCAGGCCGGCGATCACCCGGAGACTGAACCTGATCGGCGACGCGGTGAAGTCTGACGCGCCGCTTCGCGTCGTCTCGATCGAAGACCTCGGCGAGACGATCGACATGGTCGACATCACGACGTCGACCGGGGACTTCATCGCGAACGGCGTGATCAGTCACAACTGCTTCGCCCGGGGCACCCACGAGTACCTCGAGCTCGATGCAGGGCGGGACTTCGATACGCAGGTCGTGGTGAAGGTGAATGTCGCCGACGTGCTCGAGAAGGAGCTGCGGCGCGGCAGCTGGCAGAACGAGCCGGTCATGCTCGGAACGAACACCGATCCCTATCAGCGCGCCGAGGGGCGCTACAAGCTGATGCCAGGAATCGTGTCGGCGCTCACGGAGTCGGGTACGCCATTCTCGATCCTCACGAAGGGGACGCTGATGCGGCGGGATCTGCCACTCCTGAAGGAAGCCGCCACCCAGGTGCCCGTGACGCTCGCGATGTCGATCGCGGTGTTCGACGACGAGCTGCAGCACCTCATCGAACCGGGCACGCCCAATGCCACTGCGCGTCTCGAGACGGTGCGCGCGGCGACCGAGGCAGGGTTTCGCGTCACGGTCTTCCTGATGCCGATCATCCCGCACCTCACCGACTCGATCGCGGCGATCGACCACTCGCTCAGTCGCATCAAGGCGGCCGGCGCGGTGCGGGTCGTGTACGGCGCCCTGCACCTGCGGCCGGGCGCGAAGCAGTGGTTCCTCGAGTGGCTCGCCGAACGGCACCCCGAACTCGTGTCGTCGTACCGAGGGCTGTACCCCGGTGCGACGGCGTACGCGCCGAAGGCCTATCGCTCCTGGCTCGCGAAGCGGGTGCGTCCACTGCTGCGCGTCCACGGCCTCGACGGTCGCGCCGAAGAGGAGCATCCGCGCGGCGGCCCCGTGGCGGGTCTCGCCGACCGCGCCGACGCACGCAGCGCCCCGCCGATCGTCGTGACGTCTCGCGGACGCGCCGCGGCGACCTCGTTGCGGGCGGCATCCGCGCGGCCGACACCCGGAGCCGAAGCATCCGCTCGGCTCTTCTGA
- a CDS encoding M15 family metallopeptidase, which translates to MAQAAPATPGAAATGDAAAPATAAAVVSRATAGTETDAIHGLAAFELPSDDFVPGSLAVSAPSALPLELRPTGAAPQPTDSTPHRIPEARVRGRRRAVRSPRPVVSERRAARADELLDVDEGAQPVRHARPRRLTKRLMVVAGLATGAALLLGSAAMTAMMLPTEQRAAGADSARTMTAEPPRIELLPVPRVEVSPPASDICTLPDVASAVQRGDDETAIAAAGGGEAFRAAVVERRAPCVDLGDSARVWTVMDKIRPANPIDYRPTALVLPDGVRNVEGGALRSDAASALASLATAARNAGVGEIALESGFRSYQTQQATYGRHFAEKGERADQVSARPGYSEHQLGLSADVVACAGACGTLDQLAATPQGQFVAEHAWEHGWIVRYTDGATPVTGYLPEPWHLRYIGPELAKAYHEGGWSSLEEFFALDPAPDYLG; encoded by the coding sequence GTGGCGCAAGCCGCCCCGGCCACGCCCGGTGCAGCCGCCACGGGGGACGCAGCCGCCCCGGCCACCGCCGCTGCAGTCGTCTCACGCGCCACCGCCGGCACCGAGACCGATGCCATCCACGGCTTGGCGGCGTTCGAACTGCCCAGTGACGACTTCGTGCCCGGCTCCCTCGCGGTGAGTGCGCCGTCTGCCCTGCCGCTCGAGCTGCGCCCCACGGGCGCTGCGCCGCAACCGACCGATTCGACGCCGCACCGCATTCCCGAGGCGCGGGTTCGCGGGCGTCGACGCGCCGTCCGTTCGCCCCGGCCCGTCGTCAGCGAGCGCCGGGCGGCGCGCGCGGACGAGCTGCTCGACGTCGACGAGGGCGCTCAACCCGTCCGCCACGCACGGCCGCGCCGGCTCACCAAGCGCTTGATGGTCGTGGCGGGGCTCGCAACGGGCGCCGCCCTCCTGCTGGGGTCGGCCGCGATGACCGCGATGATGCTCCCGACGGAGCAGCGAGCCGCCGGCGCCGATTCCGCACGGACGATGACGGCGGAGCCGCCCCGGATCGAGCTGCTTCCCGTTCCTCGGGTGGAGGTGTCACCGCCGGCCTCCGACATCTGCACCCTCCCGGACGTCGCTTCCGCCGTGCAGCGCGGCGACGACGAGACGGCGATCGCCGCGGCCGGCGGCGGCGAGGCGTTCCGCGCCGCGGTCGTCGAGCGGCGCGCTCCCTGCGTGGACCTCGGCGACTCCGCCCGGGTGTGGACCGTGATGGACAAGATCCGTCCGGCCAACCCGATCGACTACCGCCCTACTGCGCTCGTCCTTCCCGACGGGGTGCGCAACGTCGAAGGCGGCGCACTGCGGTCGGACGCGGCATCCGCCCTCGCCTCGCTCGCCACCGCCGCCCGCAATGCCGGAGTCGGCGAGATCGCGCTCGAGAGCGGTTTCCGCTCGTACCAGACCCAGCAGGCGACGTACGGGCGCCACTTCGCGGAGAAGGGCGAGCGCGCCGACCAGGTGAGCGCGCGACCCGGATACAGCGAGCACCAGCTGGGCCTCAGCGCCGACGTCGTCGCGTGCGCCGGTGCGTGCGGCACGCTCGACCAGCTCGCCGCGACGCCGCAGGGCCAGTTCGTCGCCGAGCACGCCTGGGAGCACGGCTGGATCGTCCGCTACACGGACGGGGCCACGCCCGTGACCGGCTACCTCCCCGAGCCGTGGCACCTCCGCTACATCGGTCCCGAGCTCGCGAAGGCCTACCACGAGGGCGGGTGGAGTTCCCTGGAGGAGTTCTTCGCGCTCGACCCGGCTCCCGATTACCTCGGCTGA
- a CDS encoding acyl-CoA dehydrogenase family protein produces MEREIYDEDHEAFRDVVKEFVKRYASDEKRKQWDADGEIDRATMLAAGEAGIIGLSVPEEFGGAGMLQDYRFRAIVLEETIGAGLGSLSGALGIQDDLAVPYIVHMGTQEQKEKWLPGMATGEILGALAMTEPGAGSDLRGIKTTAKRVEGGYIVNGAKTFISSGKTADMVVTFVKTGEGNRPDAFSLLILEDGMQGFDHGKKLEKMGFHGWDTAELSFTDVFVPEENLIGGKEGLGFIQLMMNLPLERLSIGVAAAAAGEAAFVWTRDYVLSREAFGERIADFQNTRFKLADMATTVDVMWAYVDRALMLYRDEKLTAEEAAKVKFWTTDREAELLDVGVQLHGGYGYITEYPIARAYLDARVHRIYGGTNEIMRDIVSRQIVGKR; encoded by the coding sequence ATGGAGCGCGAGATCTACGACGAGGACCACGAGGCGTTCCGCGACGTCGTCAAGGAGTTCGTCAAGCGCTACGCGTCGGACGAGAAGCGCAAGCAGTGGGACGCCGACGGCGAGATCGACCGCGCCACCATGCTCGCCGCGGGCGAGGCCGGCATCATCGGCCTGTCGGTGCCGGAGGAGTTCGGCGGCGCGGGCATGCTGCAGGATTACCGCTTCCGCGCGATCGTGCTCGAAGAGACGATCGGCGCAGGCCTGGGCTCGCTGTCGGGCGCACTCGGCATCCAGGACGACCTCGCCGTGCCGTACATCGTGCACATGGGCACGCAGGAGCAGAAGGAGAAGTGGCTTCCCGGCATGGCGACCGGCGAGATCCTCGGCGCCCTCGCGATGACCGAGCCGGGTGCGGGCAGCGACCTGCGCGGCATCAAGACCACCGCGAAGCGGGTCGAGGGAGGCTACATCGTCAACGGCGCGAAGACCTTCATCTCGTCGGGCAAGACCGCCGACATGGTCGTGACGTTCGTGAAGACCGGCGAGGGCAACCGTCCCGACGCGTTCAGCCTGCTGATCCTCGAGGACGGCATGCAGGGCTTCGACCACGGCAAGAAGCTCGAGAAGATGGGCTTCCACGGCTGGGACACCGCCGAGCTGTCGTTCACCGATGTGTTCGTGCCCGAGGAGAACCTCATCGGGGGGAAGGAAGGGCTCGGCTTCATCCAGCTCATGATGAATCTCCCGCTCGAGCGCCTGTCGATCGGCGTCGCCGCGGCGGCGGCCGGTGAGGCGGCGTTCGTCTGGACGCGCGACTACGTGCTCAGCCGCGAGGCGTTCGGCGAGCGCATCGCCGACTTCCAGAACACCCGCTTCAAGCTCGCCGACATGGCGACGACCGTCGACGTGATGTGGGCCTACGTGGACCGCGCGTTGATGCTGTACAGGGACGAGAAGCTCACCGCCGAAGAGGCCGCGAAGGTCAAGTTCTGGACGACCGACCGCGAAGCCGAGCTCCTCGACGTCGGCGTGCAGCTGCACGGCGGTTACGGCTACATCACCGAGTACCCGATCGCCCGCGCCTACCTCGACGCCCGCGTGCACCGCATCTACGGCGGCACGAACGAGATCATGCGCGACATCGTGTCCCGCCAGATCGTCGGCAAGCGCTGA
- a CDS encoding ECF transporter S component produces the protein MSGPAAAPTPPRSTRGRVTTAYLLTCAAIGVAGGVMLWGAGWISTVLFATVPFVSVAVAGLWLLPATVALRLLERPFAGVLVGVISGLVVFPFLGAAIWWAFFAELAFLVTLYRSWRTWQYYAGAVFVGAIYPVLAAESFNLWAMQPWVLVAFFALTIASCVAGVALGILVADRLRKAGVAKLARRRGLASRGLGRGAGPAGQH, from the coding sequence GTGAGCGGGCCCGCCGCGGCGCCCACGCCGCCGCGGAGCACCCGCGGTCGCGTGACGACCGCGTACCTGCTGACATGCGCCGCGATCGGCGTCGCCGGCGGCGTGATGCTGTGGGGCGCCGGCTGGATCTCGACCGTGCTGTTCGCCACCGTGCCGTTCGTCTCGGTCGCGGTCGCCGGGCTGTGGCTGCTGCCCGCGACCGTCGCCCTGCGCCTGCTCGAGCGGCCGTTCGCCGGCGTCCTCGTGGGCGTGATCTCGGGGCTCGTGGTGTTCCCGTTCCTCGGCGCGGCGATCTGGTGGGCGTTCTTCGCCGAGCTGGCGTTCCTCGTGACCCTGTACCGGTCGTGGCGCACGTGGCAGTACTACGCCGGCGCCGTCTTCGTCGGAGCGATCTACCCCGTGCTCGCCGCCGAGTCCTTCAACCTCTGGGCCATGCAGCCGTGGGTGCTGGTGGCGTTCTTCGCCCTCACGATCGCGAGCTGCGTCGCGGGCGTCGCACTCGGGATCCTCGTGGCCGACCGCCTCCGCAAGGCGGGCGTCGCGAAGCTCGCCCGCCGCCGCGGCCTGGCCTCTCGCGGCCTCGGCCGCGGCGCCGGTCCCGCCGGCCAGCACTGA